ATTATTCCTAATTTACGGATTAACTGGGATATTATGTTAATTATTAATCTTCACAATGTAGTAGTGGAGCCTCTCAATATATACGATCGCAACGCTGCACCCCGAATCGACATCCACCAGTTCAGCTTGGCAATCGATTGGTTATCGAAGAATTTTGAGTTAATTTCGCTTGATGAGCTACTGTGGCAATTAAACAAAAAGTCCGTCAACAATCGGGCAGCAACGTTGACATTCGACGATGGTTATTGTGGAGTATTGCGCTATGCCTTCCCTATCCTTCAGGAGCGTGGGGTTAATGCTTCGGTTATGGTGGTCACCCAAGCCCTGGAGTCGGCTTCAAAACTCTTTCATTTCGAGGAACTCGAAATGGCTTTTCGCATGACAAAGGCTAGTAAATTAAACCTCCCCGAGCGACCCGCACAACCTATTGAAACGGTTGCAGACCGCATGCGCTGCCTGAAGGCGCTCAAGCAGGAGCTAAAACTCCAACCTGAAGCCGAAAGAAGGCAGAATCACGATCTACTGCTGCAAAATCTTGGAGTAACTCGCGAGCAAATTACAGAGGAATCAAAAAAATTTCCGGTATTTGAAAAATTAAATGGCGATCAATTGAAATTTCTCGCGCGATCGGGGTGGACAATCGGCTCCCATACCCGTACTCACAGGACTCTGAGTTGTCTCAACGATCGAGAAGCGATGCAAGAAATCTCAGATTCTCGCGA
This window of the Oscillatoria salina IIICB1 genome carries:
- a CDS encoding polysaccharide deacetylase family protein, which translates into the protein MLIINLHNVVVEPLNIYDRNAAPRIDIHQFSLAIDWLSKNFELISLDELLWQLNKKSVNNRAATLTFDDGYCGVLRYAFPILQERGVNASVMVVTQALESASKLFHFEELEMAFRMTKASKLNLPERPAQPIETVADRMRCLKALKQELKLQPEAERRQNHDLLLQNLGVTREQITEESKKFPVFEKLNGDQLKFLARSGWTIGSHTRTHRTLSCLNDREAMQEISDSRDEIQAHLGLTAMPFAYPYGGPQHIGSRVYDLVAKSGYSCALTTTRGRNTPDSNIFRLRRIDIEDLLRNQPEI